The following proteins are co-located in the Vidua macroura isolate BioBank_ID:100142 chromosome 1, ASM2450914v1, whole genome shotgun sequence genome:
- the MCMDC2 gene encoding minichromosome maintenance domain-containing protein 2 — translation MDPEIQKMREVVLVYLDRSGGLQKFVHDCKKYNDSKQSYAVYRFIISINPSDIAELDATLGNYILHNPLQAAQIFQSVCFVAIKTLSLIEQLQTEAQISILLKPTHLPPLPSYVLSLSAYPFNYTSQRFYMSEGIVIALGTVTKYTQGARFLCTEETCPFSEGFRCIRVHCPGATESATVRTDFVCSLCSSPLQEDMKFRVLGDKQIVEMTDAKILNALKGYSIDKSYFRIQAFTLFLRDELANKMTIGNHYRIIGIPACVQNGLQVTACIEVNSIQLYKPNGPSFVSDNFKYLLSLTSSSCWRFTAVLANIFASQVVPPGTYNTLKLAILLSLVQTCEKENADYLDLLIMTSDTLVIDRLLNYSLCLLPRGIRHPPSSDIFPSVSKDKHGTGSASIQACSAVLAKGGICYIGDLSSYKKDKLELLQSVLESRTTTVFIPGKKYGEEADQQVTVSVQTNFWSFVDVDSSSKKHIQKENFLIGQMDVSLIPVNLVDGFGLLIYNEFPSCRLSSPVVHHTLKKAINPEAMVYKVSQQFRTQDYEEFILFARNLHVELSSEAESLIQGYYLASRRVRRDSIHGSTLSASALKILISLAKAHAKLSLRQRVLEEDAVIAVLLLESSLTLKHGTSALCVAPNPVFPFDLSDENSLQQRDIYLMQCHHQLLKFIAAYSPGIHINTNEE, via the exons ATGGatcctgaaatacagaaaatgaggGAAGTTGTCCTTGTCTACCTTGACAGAAGTGGTGGCCTTCAGAAATTTGTGCATGATTGCAAAAAATATAATG ACTCAAAACAAAGTTATGCTGTTTATCGTTTCATTATTTCAATTAATCCTTCTGACATTGCTGAACTAGATGCAACTCTTGGAAACTATATTCTTCATAATCCCCTACAAGCTGCACAGATTTTTCAGTCA GTATGCTTCGTAGCTATTAAGACATTATCATTAATTGAACAATTGCAGACAGAAGCCCAG ATCAGTATATTGCTGAAACCGACACATTTGCCACCTTTACCAAGTTATGTTCTGAGTCTTTCTGCATATCCCTTTAATTACACATCTCAAAGATTTTATATGTCTGAAGGGATAGTGATTGCACTGGGAACTGTAACAAAATACACACAAGGAGCAAGATTTCTTTGTACTGAGGAAACCTGCCCATTCTCTGAAG gGTTTAGGTGCATCAGAGTGCATTGTCCTGGAGCTACAGAATCTGCTACAGTGAGGACTGATTTTGTGTGTAGCTTGTGTTCTTCACCACTTCAGGAAGACATGAAATTTAGAGTACTTGGTG ATAAACAAATAGTTGAAATGACTGATGCTAAAATTCTGAATGCTTTGAAAGGATATTCCATTGATAAATCATATTTTAGGATTCAGGCATTTACATTGTTCTTGAGAG aTGAACTGGCCAATAAAATGACAATAGGAAACCACTACAGGATTATAGGAATTCCAGCTTGTGTACAAAATGGCTTACAAGTGACTGCATGTATAGAAGTCAATAGTATACAGCTCTATAAACCAAATG GTCCTTCTTTTGTCAGTGACAATTTTAAGTATCTGCTCTCACTGACTTCAAGTTCATGCTGGAGATTTACTGCTGTCCTGGCCAACATCTTTGCTTCTCAAGTTGTTCCACCAGGCACTTACAATACTCTTAAACTTGCAATATTGCTGAGTCTAGTACAGAcgtgtgaaaaagaaaatgcagattatCTGGATCTCTTGATTATGACAAGTGACACGCTAGTAATTGACag GCTTCTGAATTACAGCTTATGTCTTCTGCCTCGTGGCATACGACACCCACCTTCCAgtgacatttttccttctgtgtccAAAGATAAACATGGAACTGGAAGTGCCAGTATTCaagcctgcagtgctgtgctggccaAGGGTGGCATCTGTTACATAGGAGACTTAAGTTCATATAAAAAGGATAAACTTGAACTTCTACAGTCTG TGCTAGAGAGCAGAACAACAACAGTATTTATTCCTGGGAAGAAGTatggagaagaggctgaccaaCAAGTTACTGTTTCAGTTCAGACCAACTTTTGGTCCTTTGTAGATGTGGACTCTTCCTCAAAGAAACATATACAAAAGGAGAACTTTCTAATTGGACAGATG GATGTGAGTTTGATTCCAGTTAACCTTGTAGATGGTTTTGGGCTCTTGATCTACAATGAGTTTCCTTCCTGTCGCCTGTCTTCTCCTGTTGTACATCATACTTTGAAAAAAGCCATTAATCCTGAAGCCATGGTGTACAAAGTCTCACAGCAGTTCAGAACACAGGATTACGAGGAG tttattttgtttgctagGAATCTTCATGTTGAACTGAGTTCAGAAGCAGAAAGTCTCATTCAGGGCTATTATCTTGCAAGTCGCAGGGTGAGAAGAGATTCCATTCATGGATCAACATTATCAGCCTCTGCACTAAAAATTCT GATTTCACTGGCTAAGGCTCATGCCAAGCTCAGTTTAAGACAGAGAGTACTTGAGGAAGATGCAGTGATTGCAGTCTTGTTACTCGAGTCATCGCTGACCCTAAAACATG GCACATCTGCACTATGTGTAGCACCAAATCCCGTATTTCCATTTGACCTCAGTGATGAAAACTCCCTGCAACAAAGAGATATTTACCTCATGCAGTGTCACCATCAACTGCTGAAGTTTATTGCTGCCTATAGCCCAGGAATTCACATTAATACTAATGAAGAGTAA
- the TCF24 gene encoding transcription factor 24: MDCGHLAESREEISSPGAEPDPLPPSSAGSNSCLPPAAGPRAGAAPGRPAAANAARERSRVQTLRHAFLELQKTLPSVPPDTKLSKLDVLLLATTYIAHLTRSLQDEEESPGEGLGTLRGDGYLHPVKKWPMRSRLYIGATGQFLTHSAQGDSANHGETSTSSQI, from the exons ATGGACTGTGGACACttagcagagagcagagaggagatcTCCAGCCCGGGCGCAGAGCCCGATCCCCTGCCGCCTTCCTCTGCCGGCAGCAACTCCTGCCTGCCCCcggcggccgggccgcgggccggggccgctccgggccgccccgccgccgccaaCGCCGCCCGGGAGCGCAGCCGGGTCCAGACCCTGCGGCACGCCTTCCTCGAGCTGCAGAAGACTCTGCCCTCGGTGCCGCCCGACACCAAGCTCTCCAAGCTGGATGTGCTCCTCCTGGCCACCACCTACATCGCACACCTCACCCGCAGCCTTCAGGATGAGGAGGAGTCGCCGGGAGAGGGTTTGGGCACACTCCGCGGGGATGGATACCTCCACCCTGTCAAG AAGTGGCCCATGCGTTCCAGGCTGTACATTGGAGCCACAGGGCAGTTTCTGACTCACTCGGCACAAGGAGACAGCGCAAACCATGGGGAAACATCAACATCTTCACAGATCTAA